A single region of the Chloroflexota bacterium genome encodes:
- a CDS encoding MFS transporter, whose protein sequence is MPGLPADRIQATVACILGNVLLRLGNSATGVLLGLVLASMNRSGSSVRPITIGILAISFYATELLGAPVFGVFSDRYGRRIFMIAGPVFGAVAIQFIGWPTALVAWPVVLAPMVLGRMLEGFSTATSAPATLSFLTRETAESPAVRGQVMAWYEVATVVGIGGGFVAGGLLWDHIRLGAFVAITGVYLASLFCFWQVRDRGSRRPAGAQGLGQQAGAPEGEASLAPLISVMRLARRPRVLRFVPAWLAVNTIIGVWFTHSTFQLTGGQRSGQALAGAFSGTSLGGAFILFGVAFIVGVVLWGRALGTMRKTTVMLATVVGIFLICGALLGINHINARDHSWLGWFVAVFLIGVAVVSGFTPAALAYLADISEETVRQRGAVMGLYSVILGLGQMAGGALGSPFAAAAGVDGLIMVTAILGAVAFAAVFALRRFEEAQARSHVRLSIEAPSASAPPVSLQSAPLDGLASPRNSDGDRGSPPPAGARDTLADSNI, encoded by the coding sequence ATGCCGGGCCTGCCCGCTGACCGAATCCAGGCAACCGTCGCGTGCATACTGGGCAACGTCCTCCTCCGGCTTGGAAATTCGGCGACGGGCGTGCTCCTCGGATTGGTGCTCGCCAGCATGAATCGCTCGGGGTCCAGCGTTCGGCCCATCACGATAGGCATTCTGGCCATCAGCTTTTATGCGACGGAGCTGCTGGGCGCACCGGTGTTCGGCGTGTTCAGCGACCGGTACGGCCGACGGATTTTCATGATCGCGGGCCCTGTTTTTGGCGCGGTCGCCATTCAGTTCATCGGCTGGCCGACGGCGCTCGTCGCCTGGCCGGTGGTCCTCGCGCCGATGGTCCTGGGACGGATGCTGGAGGGGTTCTCGACCGCCACCTCTGCTCCGGCCACGCTCAGCTTCCTGACGCGCGAGACGGCCGAATCGCCGGCCGTCCGCGGCCAGGTCATGGCCTGGTACGAGGTGGCGACCGTGGTCGGGATCGGCGGCGGGTTCGTTGCGGGCGGTCTCCTCTGGGACCACATTCGCCTGGGCGCGTTTGTCGCCATCACTGGCGTATACCTCGCCAGCCTCTTCTGCTTCTGGCAGGTCCGCGACCGTGGCTCCCGTCGTCCCGCAGGCGCCCAGGGACTGGGCCAACAGGCTGGCGCGCCCGAGGGGGAGGCGAGTCTGGCTCCTCTCATATCCGTCATGCGGCTGGCGCGGCGCCCGCGGGTGCTCCGATTCGTGCCCGCGTGGCTCGCGGTCAATACGATTATCGGCGTCTGGTTCACCCACTCGACGTTCCAGCTCACCGGCGGGCAGCGATCGGGCCAGGCCCTCGCCGGCGCGTTCAGCGGAACCAGCCTGGGCGGCGCGTTCATCCTGTTCGGCGTGGCGTTCATCGTGGGCGTTGTGCTCTGGGGGCGTGCCCTCGGGACGATGCGGAAGACGACGGTCATGCTTGCAACGGTGGTGGGGATCTTTCTGATCTGCGGAGCCCTACTCGGAATCAACCACATCAACGCCCGCGATCACAGCTGGCTCGGCTGGTTCGTGGCCGTCTTCTTGATCGGTGTCGCGGTCGTGAGCGGGTTCACTCCGGCGGCCCTGGCGTATCTCGCGGACATCTCCGAAGAGACCGTGCGCCAGCGCGGCGCGGTGATGGGTCTCTACTCCGTCATTCTCGGGCTCGGGCAGATGGCGGGCGGCGCGCTCGGATCGCCGTTCGCGGCGGCGGCCGGCGTGGACGGCTTGATCATGGTGACGGCGATCCTCGGCGCAGTCGCCTTCGCGGCGGTCTTCGCGCTCCGTCGGTTCGAGGAGGCCCAGGCGCGCTCGCACGTTCGCCTGTCGATTGAGGCGCCGAGCGCGTCGGCGCCGCCGGTGTCGCTCCAATCGGCGCCTCTCGACGGCCTCGCGTCGCCGCGAAATTCCGATGGCGATCGCGGCAGCCCGCCCCCCGCCGGTGCGCGCGACACGCTTGCCGATAGCAACATTTGA
- the speB gene encoding agmatinase — translation MDFVAPRIAFLGATTCARPRAVIIGAPLDRTESFRSGTREAPERIRAVSDVLEMYSPLLGADLEDVALADLGDVPIAADDVECALDKVAQAIASVAPEAVPILLGGEHTATVGAVRGALRVFPDLAVVQVDAHADLRDAYAGERLSHATVMRRIADALGMDRIVQLGIRSGTREEFALARQCRHSTADLAIPAGLRRWLADRPLYLSVDIDVLDPSCAPGTGCPEPGGATFAELLSMIHSLRGLRVIGVDVMEVLPAADVNDVTSIAAAKLVRECAIAFAGPPRGEH, via the coding sequence GTGGACTTCGTCGCCCCCCGCATCGCCTTTCTCGGCGCCACAACGTGTGCGCGTCCGCGCGCGGTGATCATCGGTGCGCCCCTCGACCGGACGGAATCGTTTCGGAGCGGGACCCGCGAAGCGCCGGAGCGAATTCGCGCCGTATCAGACGTGCTTGAGATGTACAGCCCGCTTCTGGGCGCGGATCTGGAGGACGTCGCGCTTGCCGACCTGGGCGACGTCCCCATAGCCGCCGATGACGTGGAATGCGCGCTCGACAAGGTGGCGCAGGCCATCGCATCGGTCGCGCCCGAAGCGGTGCCGATCCTTCTCGGCGGCGAGCACACGGCGACGGTGGGTGCCGTGCGTGGGGCTTTGCGCGTCTTTCCGGACCTGGCCGTCGTCCAGGTCGACGCCCACGCGGACCTTCGCGACGCCTACGCAGGGGAGCGACTGTCCCATGCGACGGTGATGCGGCGCATCGCGGACGCGTTGGGCATGGATCGGATCGTCCAGCTTGGCATCCGCTCCGGAACTCGGGAAGAGTTCGCGCTGGCGCGGCAGTGTCGGCACTCGACGGCTGACCTCGCCATTCCCGCCGGGCTGCGCCGGTGGCTCGCGGATCGCCCACTCTACCTCTCCGTCGACATCGACGTTCTCGATCCGTCGTGCGCCCCGGGGACCGGGTGCCCGGAGCCCGGTGGCGCAACGTTTGCCGAGCTGCTCTCGATGATCCACTCGCTCCGTGGGCTGCGCGTGATCGGCGTCGACGTGATGGAGGTTCTGCCCGCGGCGGACGTGAACGACGTCACGTCCATCGCGGCCGCCAAGCTGGTGCGCGAGTGCGCCATCGCGTTCGCCGGCCCGCCTCGGGGGGAACACTGA